The proteins below come from a single Pedobacter aquae genomic window:
- the purS gene encoding phosphoribosylformylglycinamidine synthase subunit PurS, with translation MKKFLAEIDVMPLKEILDPQGKAVTGSMKNLGLPEISNVRIGRHITLEVEAENKEAASEKVETACKKLLANLIMESYNFDIKEI, from the coding sequence ATGAAAAAGTTTTTAGCAGAGATTGATGTAATGCCTCTTAAAGAGATTCTTGACCCTCAAGGTAAAGCAGTAACCGGAAGCATGAAAAATTTGGGTCTTCCAGAAATTAGCAATGTAAGAATTGGCAGACATATTACTTTAGAAGTAGAGGCAGAAAACAAAGAAGCTGCTTCTGAAAAAGTAGAAACAGCTTGTAAAAAACTTTTAGCTAACCTTATTATGGAAAGCTATAATTTCGATATTAAAGAAATTTAA
- a CDS encoding ankyrin repeat domain-containing protein, whose translation MQHYSLEDLIVKGNVEEIKAYLQQSPHALKEETSLGVSPLMLACYYKKNNIIKLFLEFSEDISFFEACSADKFDTVAHKIFQNPHVVNDFSEDGFTALGLACYFGNEEIARYLVLKGADVNLPANNPFKVFPLHSATAGNFTNICRMLIENGAAVNVVQQSGITPLHSAAQNGNIELIIMLLEKGAIVDVRMEGGKLPADLAKEKGFSEIAEILEV comes from the coding sequence ATGCAGCATTATAGCTTAGAAGATTTAATAGTTAAAGGTAACGTAGAAGAAATTAAAGCATATTTACAGCAAAGCCCACATGCTTTAAAAGAAGAAACCAGCCTTGGCGTATCCCCACTCATGCTTGCCTGCTACTATAAAAAAAATAACATCATCAAATTGTTTCTTGAATTTTCTGAAGATATTAGTTTTTTTGAAGCCTGCTCGGCCGATAAGTTTGATACCGTAGCCCATAAAATATTTCAAAATCCTCATGTTGTTAATGATTTTTCCGAAGATGGTTTTACAGCTTTAGGCTTGGCCTGCTATTTTGGTAACGAAGAAATTGCCCGCTATTTAGTTTTAAAAGGTGCAGATGTAAATTTACCCGCTAATAATCCTTTTAAAGTATTCCCACTACACTCTGCTACAGCTGGCAACTTTACCAATATTTGCCGAATGCTGATAGAAAATGGTGCAGCAGTAAATGTTGTGCAACAATCTGGCATCACACCTTTACACTCTGCGGCACAAAATGGCAATATAGAGCTTATTATTATGTTGTTAGAAAAAGGTGCTATTGTTGACGTGAGAATGGAAGGCGGTAAATTACCAGCCGACCTTGCCAAGGAAAAAGGTTTCTCAGAAATAGCAGAAATATTAGAAGTTTAA
- a CDS encoding PspC domain-containing protein, whose amino-acid sequence MFQRIITFFERHSFGVCTYLGERFHISIAKIRLFFIYSSFLAVGFPIIFYFLAAFTLDIRGYVRKIRLKYWDI is encoded by the coding sequence ATGTTTCAACGTATTATTACTTTTTTTGAAAGGCATTCTTTTGGGGTTTGTACCTATTTGGGTGAGCGATTCCACATTTCGATTGCCAAAATCAGACTGTTTTTCATTTACAGTTCATTTTTAGCCGTAGGTTTTCCTATTATTTTTTACTTCTTAGCTGCCTTTACTTTAGATATCCGCGGCTATGTAAGAAAAATAAGGTTAAAATATTGGGATATTTAA
- a CDS encoding DUF2851 family protein, with translation MLHYEKILHYIWRFRLFNFHDLSTSKGDLVEIIHPGNANVDAGPDFYDAKIKIGDTLWAGTVEIHLSSSDWLKHQHQHDKAYDNVILHVVWDDDIAIQRTDGTFIPTLALKNRVEEATIQKIEGLAFSNQPIPCAQQLKLVDEFYIKQWLDRMLVERLEEKSAYFEALHKQVKGSWEDTFYIGLARSFGFKVNSLPFELLAKNLPQQILAKHKQNSLQIEALIFGMSGLLHERYQDEYPKKLKIEFDFLRQKYQLNPLEPSVWKFSKTRPDNFPTIRLAQFAALINQSQHLFSKVTETSGIKALKALFSHLNVHPYWLNHYLFDEEAVKASRNIGDSSVNHILINTIAPLLFYYGKQISNPKFADSAATLLENIKAEKNVIVNNFTHVGLKIASASESQAVIQLKKYYCDEKKCLNCGIGIKILKV, from the coding sequence ATGCTTCACTATGAAAAAATACTTCATTATATATGGAGGTTCAGGTTATTTAATTTCCATGATTTAAGTACATCTAAAGGAGATTTAGTAGAAATTATTCATCCAGGTAATGCTAATGTTGATGCTGGTCCGGATTTTTATGATGCCAAAATAAAAATAGGCGATACGCTGTGGGCAGGAACAGTAGAGATACATTTATCCTCATCAGACTGGTTAAAGCATCAACACCAACATGATAAAGCTTATGATAATGTTATTTTACATGTAGTTTGGGATGATGATATTGCCATACAACGTACTGATGGAACTTTTATCCCAACTTTAGCTTTGAAAAATAGGGTTGAAGAAGCAACCATCCAGAAAATAGAAGGGTTAGCTTTTAGTAATCAGCCCATTCCGTGTGCCCAGCAGCTTAAACTGGTTGATGAATTTTATATCAAGCAATGGCTAGATAGGATGTTGGTAGAAAGGTTGGAAGAGAAATCTGCTTATTTTGAAGCGCTTCATAAGCAAGTAAAAGGAAGTTGGGAAGATACTTTTTATATAGGATTAGCAAGAAGTTTTGGTTTTAAAGTAAACAGTTTGCCTTTTGAGTTATTAGCCAAAAATCTGCCTCAGCAAATATTAGCCAAGCATAAACAAAATAGCTTACAGATAGAGGCTTTAATTTTTGGAATGTCTGGTTTATTGCATGAGCGTTACCAAGATGAATATCCGAAGAAGCTGAAAATAGAATTTGATTTTCTTCGTCAGAAGTATCAGTTAAATCCTTTAGAGCCATCGGTTTGGAAATTTTCCAAAACAAGGCCCGATAATTTTCCAACCATAAGATTGGCACAGTTCGCGGCTTTAATTAATCAATCTCAGCATTTATTTTCTAAAGTAACAGAAACCTCAGGTATTAAAGCTTTAAAAGCTTTGTTTAGTCATTTAAATGTACATCCTTATTGGTTAAATCATTATTTGTTTGATGAAGAAGCTGTAAAAGCATCAAGAAATATTGGTGATTCTTCGGTTAACCATATCCTTATCAATACCATTGCTCCTTTATTATTTTATTATGGAAAGCAAATATCAAATCCTAAATTTGCTGATAGCGCAGCTACATTACTTGAAAACATTAAGGCCGAAAAAAATGTTATCGTAAATAATTTTACCCATGTAGGCCTGAAAATTGCAAGTGCTTCTGAATCACAAGCAGTTATACAATTAAAAAAATACTATTGTGATGAAAAAAAATGCTTAAATTGTGGCATTGGAATTAAAATTTTAAAAGTGTAA
- the pssA gene encoding CDP-diacylglycerol--serine O-phosphatidyltransferase, with amino-acid sequence MIKKHIPNMLTCANLFSGCIGIIYAFNGDLKTVAFFVILSGIFDFFDGFAARLLHVKSEIGKELDSLADVISFGFLPGVIIYQMLQGASIPYLPYVGFLITVFSALRLAKFNVDERQTEDFIGLNTPMNTFLVISLPYLADSFAFVSNPWFLLGLTLILSWLLVSEIRLFSMKISNLRWKENQYKFIFLIISIVCLAFLKFAAIPLILVWYIILSQVHFSNLKN; translated from the coding sequence ATGATAAAAAAACACATTCCTAATATGTTAACCTGTGCCAACCTTTTTTCTGGTTGTATAGGAATCATTTATGCATTTAATGGCGACCTTAAAACGGTTGCCTTTTTTGTTATTCTTTCAGGAATCTTTGATTTTTTTGATGGTTTTGCAGCTCGTTTGCTTCATGTAAAATCAGAAATAGGTAAAGAGCTAGATTCTCTTGCCGATGTGATTAGCTTTGGTTTCTTACCAGGTGTTATTATTTATCAGATGTTGCAAGGTGCATCTATCCCTTATTTACCCTATGTTGGTTTCTTAATAACCGTTTTCTCTGCTTTAAGATTAGCTAAATTTAATGTAGATGAACGCCAAACAGAAGATTTTATAGGCTTAAATACACCTATGAATACTTTTCTAGTTATATCTTTACCTTATTTGGCAGATAGCTTTGCTTTTGTAAGCAACCCTTGGTTTTTACTAGGTTTAACGCTTATCCTGAGCTGGCTTTTGGTTAGCGAGATAAGATTATTCTCGATGAAAATCAGCAACTTACGATGGAAAGAAAATCAATACAAATTCATTTTCCTGATTATTTCAATTGTATGCCTTGCTTTTCTTAAATTTGCCGCCATACCGCTTATTTTGGTTTGGTATATCATATTATCACAAGTACATTTTAGTAATTTAAAAAATTAA
- the folK gene encoding 2-amino-4-hydroxy-6-hydroxymethyldihydropteridine diphosphokinase: MQNTNISFRQARFSFVTTFMCQVYLGLGTNLGDRLKNLEIAITSIAEKVGEPYAYSSIYQTAAWGNTNQPDFLNMVIGVKTNLKPETLLETTQQIELQMGRERKEHWGERIIDIDILFYEEIVLLSSNLSIPHPYIADRKFVLAPLIELISDFKHPILKQTVAELYLNCKDRMEVEKTSFKINYLHG, translated from the coding sequence ATGCAAAATACAAATATAAGTTTTAGACAAGCAAGGTTTTCATTTGTTACAACATTTATGTGTCAGGTTTACTTGGGTTTAGGTACAAATTTAGGAGATAGGTTAAAAAACTTAGAAATAGCTATTACTTCTATTGCAGAAAAAGTTGGGGAACCTTATGCTTACTCTTCAATTTATCAAACAGCGGCTTGGGGCAATACCAATCAGCCAGATTTTTTAAATATGGTTATTGGTGTTAAAACAAATCTTAAGCCTGAAACTTTACTGGAAACTACCCAACAAATAGAATTACAAATGGGTAGGGAGCGTAAAGAGCATTGGGGAGAACGTATTATAGATATTGATATATTGTTTTATGAAGAAATAGTTTTACTTTCAAGTAACCTTTCTATTCCTCATCCGTATATTGCTGATAGAAAATTTGTTTTAGCGCCTTTAATAGAGCTGATTTCGGATTTTAAACATCCCATTTTAAAACAAACAGTAGCAGAATTGTATTTAAACTGTAAGGATAGGATGGAGGTAGAAAAAACAAGCTTTAAAATAAATTATTTACATGGATAA
- the rho gene encoding transcription termination factor Rho yields MFDINELNDKLVSELREIAKSFGVDNTEELRKAELITKIKEQHELITAAKSAGLVEDAVVTEEKPKKRARTVKAGAVELKSKKDLSPAQEVSLFDHQEPVKVEKVVAEKAPKEEVVAEVAVAENTEAIPQEAKIDQKNQKDRTPTHNGRQRAQESAFDFDNVITNEGVLEIMPDGYGFLRSSDYNYLTSPDDIYVSQSQIKLFGLKTGDTVRGSIRPPKEGEKYFPLVRVESINGRVPAEVRDRVPFDYLTPLFPSERLNLFTKPGDYSTRIMDLFTPIGKGQRGLIVAQPKTGKTNLLKEVANAIAANHPEVYLIILLIDERPEEVTDMARNVRAEVVSSTFDEPAERHVKIANIVLEKAKRMVECGHDVVILLDSITRLARAYNTVAPASGKILSGGVDANALHKPKRFFGAARNIEDGGSLTILATALTDTGSKMDEVIFEEFKGTGNMELQLDRKLSNKRVFPAIDLTASSTRRDDLLLDKETLQRVWILRNHLADMNSQEAMEFLLTQVRGTKSNEEFLVSMNS; encoded by the coding sequence ATGTTTGATATAAACGAATTGAACGACAAGCTTGTTTCAGAGCTACGTGAAATCGCAAAAAGCTTTGGAGTAGACAATACCGAAGAATTGCGTAAAGCAGAATTGATTACCAAAATCAAAGAACAACACGAATTAATTACTGCTGCAAAATCTGCAGGTTTGGTAGAAGATGCCGTTGTTACAGAAGAAAAACCTAAAAAAAGAGCTCGTACCGTTAAAGCTGGTGCTGTAGAATTAAAATCTAAGAAAGATTTAAGTCCAGCTCAAGAGGTTTCTTTATTTGATCATCAAGAGCCTGTTAAAGTCGAAAAAGTTGTGGCAGAAAAAGCTCCTAAAGAAGAAGTTGTGGCAGAAGTAGCTGTAGCAGAAAATACAGAAGCTATTCCTCAAGAAGCTAAAATTGATCAGAAAAATCAAAAAGACAGAACACCAACTCATAATGGCAGACAAAGAGCACAAGAATCTGCTTTTGACTTTGATAATGTCATCACCAATGAAGGTGTATTAGAAATTATGCCTGATGGTTATGGTTTCTTAAGATCTTCTGACTATAACTATTTAACTTCTCCTGATGATATTTATGTATCACAATCTCAAATTAAACTTTTTGGTTTAAAAACAGGAGATACCGTTAGAGGAAGTATAAGACCCCCTAAAGAAGGCGAAAAATATTTCCCATTGGTAAGGGTAGAATCTATCAACGGAAGAGTACCTGCAGAGGTAAGAGACCGTGTTCCTTTTGATTACTTAACACCACTTTTCCCTTCAGAAAGACTAAACTTATTCACCAAACCTGGAGATTACTCTACCAGAATTATGGATTTGTTTACACCCATAGGAAAAGGCCAACGTGGTTTAATTGTAGCACAACCTAAAACAGGTAAAACAAACTTGCTTAAAGAAGTTGCCAATGCTATTGCGGCTAACCATCCAGAAGTTTATTTAATTATTTTGTTGATTGATGAGCGTCCAGAAGAGGTTACGGATATGGCAAGAAACGTAAGAGCAGAAGTTGTTTCATCAACCTTTGATGAGCCTGCTGAAAGACACGTTAAAATTGCCAACATCGTCTTAGAGAAAGCAAAAAGAATGGTAGAGTGTGGCCACGATGTAGTTATCCTACTAGATTCTATCACGCGTTTAGCAAGAGCTTACAATACGGTAGCCCCAGCTTCGGGTAAAATACTTTCTGGTGGTGTTGATGCTAACGCTTTACACAAACCAAAAAGATTCTTTGGAGCAGCAAGAAATATAGAAGACGGTGGTTCTTTAACTATTTTAGCAACTGCATTAACAGATACAGGTTCTAAAATGGATGAAGTTATCTTTGAAGAATTCAAAGGAACGGGTAACATGGAGCTTCAATTAGACAGAAAACTATCTAACAAACGTGTGTTCCCTGCTATTGATCTTACAGCATCAAGCACCAGAAGAGACGATTTATTATTAGATAAAGAAACGCTACAAAGAGTGTGGATTTTAAGAAACCACTTGGCAGATATGAACTCTCAGGAAGCGATGGAATTCTTGCTTACTCAGGTTAGAGGTACAAAATCTAATGAAGAGTTTTTAGTATCCATGAATAGCTAA
- the sppA gene encoding signal peptide peptidase SppA, which translates to MKQFFKFVFASMLGFFLTLLIFTVIVIGGITALVSSTEKTAEVKENSILYVNLNFPITERSEANPFEDVDFGPLKSEKVLGLNDILKSIKNAKDDDKIKGIYLDVSYVSTGMATMEEIRNELINFKKSGKFIIAYSEVYSQGSYYLASVANKVYLNPQGILELKGFSSQISFFKGALEKLAIEPQIIKVGTYKSAVEPFILESMSDANKQQMTALLGSLFENFTKGIATSRKIPQDSVYAIANQLQSRSPEDAVKLKLVDALKYKDEVLAELKKLTKTDLKDDLTTIGLSDYVSSIKNTSTAKDRIAVVYANGDIMGGEGDENTIGSETVSRALRKAREDDKIKAVVLRVNSPGGSALASDVIWREVVLTKKVKPIMVTMGDYAASGGYYIACAADSIFAEPNTITGSIGVFAILPNMKGFFNEKLGVTFDGVKTSEYADLGNISRPLTGAEKMLLQKEVNRTYNDFTKRVADGRKISQQYVDSIGQGRVWTGEQAVKLGLVDRIGHIEDAIKAAAKKAKIKEYRIVNYPEKKEGLLGFLDKSGENIKTYFVKQELGDSYIHYKNIKEITQMRGIQAKMPYNLVVE; encoded by the coding sequence ATGAAACAATTCTTCAAATTTGTTTTCGCATCTATGTTAGGTTTCTTCCTAACATTACTCATATTTACTGTTATCGTTATTGGAGGGATTACCGCATTGGTAAGTAGTACAGAGAAAACAGCTGAAGTAAAAGAAAATAGCATTCTTTATGTAAACCTCAACTTTCCTATCACAGAACGTTCAGAAGCTAATCCTTTTGAGGATGTAGATTTTGGCCCTTTAAAAAGTGAAAAAGTATTAGGTTTAAATGATATCCTGAAAAGCATCAAAAATGCTAAAGACGATGATAAAATAAAAGGCATTTATCTGGATGTAAGCTATGTTTCAACGGGTATGGCTACCATGGAAGAAATCAGAAATGAGCTGATAAACTTCAAAAAATCTGGTAAATTCATCATTGCTTATAGTGAAGTTTACAGTCAAGGTTCTTATTATTTAGCATCAGTAGCCAATAAAGTTTATTTAAACCCACAAGGTATTTTAGAGCTTAAAGGTTTTAGTTCTCAAATTAGCTTCTTTAAAGGTGCTTTAGAAAAACTAGCTATTGAACCACAAATTATTAAAGTAGGAACCTATAAAAGTGCTGTTGAGCCTTTTATTTTAGAAAGTATGAGCGATGCTAATAAGCAACAAATGACTGCTTTGCTAGGTTCTTTATTTGAAAATTTCACTAAAGGAATAGCCACTAGCAGAAAAATACCACAAGATAGCGTATATGCAATTGCTAATCAATTACAATCTCGTTCTCCTGAGGATGCCGTTAAACTTAAATTGGTTGATGCCTTAAAGTATAAAGATGAAGTATTGGCAGAATTAAAAAAACTAACCAAAACAGATTTAAAAGATGATTTAACCACCATTGGCTTATCAGACTATGTTTCATCTATCAAAAATACCAGCACTGCAAAAGACAGAATTGCAGTAGTTTATGCTAACGGAGATATTATGGGTGGCGAGGGCGACGAAAACACCATTGGTTCTGAAACTGTATCAAGAGCATTAAGAAAAGCCCGTGAAGATGACAAAATTAAAGCTGTTGTTTTAAGAGTAAACAGCCCAGGTGGTAGTGCTTTAGCATCTGATGTTATTTGGAGAGAAGTGGTATTGACTAAAAAAGTTAAACCTATTATGGTTACCATGGGAGATTATGCTGCATCTGGCGGTTATTATATTGCTTGTGCTGCTGATTCTATCTTTGCAGAACCCAATACCATTACAGGATCTATAGGTGTATTTGCGATTTTACCTAACATGAAAGGTTTCTTTAATGAGAAACTTGGGGTAACTTTTGATGGTGTAAAAACCAGTGAATATGCAGATTTAGGTAATATTTCAAGGCCTTTAACTGGAGCAGAAAAAATGCTTTTACAGAAAGAAGTAAACCGTACTTATAACGATTTCACCAAAAGAGTTGCCGATGGCAGAAAAATTTCTCAGCAATATGTAGATAGCATTGGGCAAGGTCGCGTTTGGACAGGCGAACAAGCCGTAAAATTAGGTTTGGTAGACCGTATAGGACATATTGAAGATGCTATTAAAGCTGCTGCTAAAAAAGCTAAAATTAAAGAGTATAGAATTGTAAACTATCCAGAGAAAAAAGAAGGTCTTTTAGGTTTCTTAGATAAATCTGGAGAGAACATCAAAACCTATTTTGTTAAACAAGAATTAGGCGACAGCTATATTCACTATAAAAACATCAAAGAAATTACCCAAATGAGAGGTATACAAGCAAAAATGCCTTATAATTTGGTGGTTGAATAA
- the pyrF gene encoding orotidine-5'-phosphate decarboxylase produces the protein MNKAAIIKAIKEKKSFLSIGLDTDITKIPKHLLSYDNPVLEFNKQIIDATADLCISYKINTAFYECNGLKGWESLIKTYQYLPKNTFSIADAKRGDIGNTSSMYAKAFFDESASEMSFDSVTVAPYMGKDSVSPFLAFKDKWVILLALTSNEGSHDFQRLKDHDAMLFEHVIKKSQEWATDENMMYVVGATRGEAFLEIRKHAPHHFLLVPGVGAQGGSLADVCKYGMTTDCGLIVNSSRAIIYASNGEDFAEAAREQALLVQQEMAAELQKIGIS, from the coding sequence ATGAATAAAGCAGCAATTATAAAAGCAATTAAAGAAAAAAAATCTTTTTTAAGTATTGGCCTCGATACAGATATCACTAAAATTCCTAAACATTTACTTAGCTACGATAATCCTGTTTTAGAATTTAACAAGCAAATTATTGATGCAACTGCAGACCTTTGTATTTCTTACAAGATTAATACTGCTTTTTACGAGTGTAATGGTTTAAAAGGCTGGGAATCTTTAATTAAAACCTACCAATACCTACCTAAAAATACATTTTCTATAGCCGATGCTAAAAGAGGCGATATAGGAAATACATCTTCTATGTATGCTAAAGCCTTTTTTGATGAAAGTGCCTCTGAAATGAGTTTTGACTCTGTAACGGTTGCGCCTTATATGGGAAAAGATTCTGTGAGTCCGTTTTTAGCTTTTAAAGACAAATGGGTTATTCTATTGGCTTTAACTTCTAATGAAGGTAGCCATGATTTTCAGCGTTTAAAAGACCATGATGCCATGTTGTTTGAGCATGTCATCAAAAAATCCCAAGAATGGGCAACAGATGAAAATATGATGTATGTGGTTGGTGCTACCAGGGGAGAGGCATTTTTAGAAATCAGAAAACATGCGCCTCATCATTTTCTTTTGGTACCAGGTGTTGGTGCACAAGGAGGTTCTTTAGCAGATGTATGCAAATACGGGATGACCACAGACTGCGGTTTGATTGTTAATTCTTCCAGAGCTATCATTTACGCATCAAACGGAGAAGATTTTGCAGAAGCAGCAAGAGAGCAAGCCTTATTGGTACAACAAGAAATGGCTGCCGAACTTCAAAAAATAGGCATCAGCTAA
- a CDS encoding Hpt domain-containing protein, with protein MDNNQIIIDLSYLREVASENTEFMVEMIDIFLDQTPGYLSSLNDAIESKNWQKIAESAHKIKPTLGFMGIESARETMAEIELNASKQEDFENIVLKYNQMQEVFKTIFIKLEEKKQELLAQDN; from the coding sequence ATGGATAATAATCAAATTATTATTGACCTTTCATATTTAAGAGAAGTGGCTAGTGAAAATACAGAATTTATGGTGGAGATGATTGATATATTTCTCGACCAAACGCCAGGTTATTTAAGTAGTCTGAACGATGCTATTGAAAGTAAAAATTGGCAGAAAATCGCTGAATCAGCGCATAAAATAAAACCAACATTGGGCTTTATGGGGATAGAATCTGCCAGAGAAACTATGGCAGAAATAGAGTTGAATGCCAGTAAACAAGAGGATTTTGAAAATATAGTTTTAAAGTACAACCAAATGCAAGAAGTCTTTAAAACTATATTTATTAAATTGGAAGAGAAGAAGCAAGAGCTTCTTGCTCAGGATAATTAA